The following nucleotide sequence is from Achromobacter spanius.
GCGAGTTCGGCCGTGGCGACGTGGTGGCCTGCGTGGATAGCCAGGGCCGCGAATGCGCCCGCGGCCTGATCAACTATTCGTCGGCGGATACGCGGCGCATCCTGCGCCAGCCTTCGTCGCAGATCGCCCGTATCCTGGGCAGCATGACCGAACCCGAACTCATGCACCGGGACAACCTCGTCGTCCTTTAATCCTGCGTATCGCGGGGGTGGTCGTGCTGCAGCAAGATGTAGCCCCACCCGCGCACCGCCAGCACCGGCAGTTCAATGTCGAAGCGGCGCGCCTTGCTGCGTAGCCGCGACACCAGCACGTCCACGCTGCGCGCCCCTTCGCGCGGGTTGCACGGAAAGAACCGGTTTCTTGGCAGGCATTGGCCGGGCGCTCTCAACAATCGGATAAAAAAGTCGCGCTCGGTCAACGTCAATGGCAGCCGTTCGCCAGCGGGTCCCGCCAGCACGCGTTTATCCAGCCGCCAGGCCGGCCCGTCCGTGGACGGCGGCAACAGCCGGCGCCGCACGTTGCGCAGCAGCGCGTCCCATTCCTCGGGTTCCATGCGGGCCGAACTATAGAAGTGCACACCGGCCTCCAGCGCCTCGACCCGCTCACGCGCCGACGCCGCTGACGACTGCCACACCACCGCCGCATCCGGCGCCGCACGGCGCAGCAAAGCAATCAGCTGCGGGACCTCGGCGCCCTGCCCCCGCAACACCATTGCGTCGACATGGTCCGTGCGCAGTCGTTCCAACAGCTCGTCGACTGACTCAAACGCGCTGACTTGCCATTGAAAATCACGCAAAGCAGCGACAAAATGATTGCTCGTCATTTCATCAAGTTGCACGACGAACACCTTGCCTCGTTCATGCATGTGTCCTCGCCTCCAAAACTATCACCCAGGTAATGCTTATAACCACCAAAGTAAATCATGAGCAAGCTTCAATCGACGCGTGAAGACATTTTCAGACCGATTGAAGCAAGCCCGTCTTCTGCGTGGTCACACGCAGAAGACGCTCGCTCGTCTTGCGCGAATCTCGCAAAGTGCAATCGCCAGTTACGAAAGCGGGCTACGGCATTCCAGCCGATCCGTCCGTAAGCTTGCGCAGATTCTGAAGATAGAGCTGGAATGGCTGGAGACCGGCAAGGGTCCCATGGAATTGCCCATGGAAGGCTATGACCTGTCAGATACCTTGCTGCCCGTGGGCGTGGCCGAGACCATGCCCCGTGTGGCCCGCAGGCCGCGCCCACAGGCGCCCTGGCCGTTTCCCAACATCGCCCCGTCGCAGTTCGACGGCCTGACGCCCGACGATCGCGCGATG
It contains:
- a CDS encoding helix-turn-helix domain-containing protein; the encoded protein is MKQARLLRGHTQKTLARLARISQSAIASYESGLRHSSRSVRKLAQILKIELEWLETGKGPMELPMEGYDLSDTLLPVGVAETMPRVARRPRPQAPWPFPNIAPSQFDGLTPDDRAMLEALTQTFIETAQARRTVKPRGRKIG
- a CDS encoding transcriptional regulator, with protein sequence MHERGKVFVVQLDEMTSNHFVAALRDFQWQVSAFESVDELLERLRTDHVDAMVLRGQGAEVPQLIALLRRAAPDAAVVWQSSAASARERVEALEAGVHFYSSARMEPEEWDALLRNVRRRLLPPSTDGPAWRLDKRVLAGPAGERLPLTLTERDFFIRLLRAPGQCLPRNRFFPCNPREGARSVDVLVSRLRSKARRFDIELPVLAVRGWGYILLQHDHPRDTQD